A single genomic interval of Helianthus annuus cultivar XRQ/B chromosome 13, HanXRQr2.0-SUNRISE, whole genome shotgun sequence harbors:
- the LOC118485490 gene encoding uncharacterized protein LOC118485490: MSNQLEPSAARGRKRGRDQAESSAAAEERAAVARVMVTDELDTPSAGEELIMLVPRTPAAALSMINTSAVECNAGNAPHQSAAFYLSVLANLFPGLLPLAKEVLRETGYTVKEVTEDTAAQYHITLQGWIDVSTAFAIFGQFALVIYKNIDDRTYARSMQSRAAAIKNVAGVVGDLVPGGGDILLSVSTARNIRTIVGRNSNFRAGLVKIILANRDGMSLLNSVCNHLAEIIGWTERQVMNELDGPSAGLSHALRKFEGGKELIMLISSPDPTSNMFHTSAVECNAGHAPHQSAAFYLSTLALLFPGLLPLAKELLQETGYTVKEVTEDTAAPYHITLQGWINNPTAYAIFAQLALVIYKNIDNRSYERFMLRRAAAIKSFAGVCGDLVPGGGDILLSISTAKNIRTIVAAHCNFRAGLLTAIIGNRDGWRPLNGVCNYLAEIISWTEMAPLQFMLEALCLTDSPVLRDYRVKHEVINLCEAYKRINETPYRQYFRIMHPTEARVTIAKSRFPTLAEVARRYLSELKHRVSQFAASSNGQNTLVNNLLSIHRAHITRLNRDTNWVSQLVSPTSTLHRDPGSSPGRGYSATFFPEGNGLSSGWGIHRQAALGRC, translated from the exons ATGTCCAACCAACTGGAGCCAAGTGCGGCCAGGGGCCGCAAGAGAGGCCGTGATCAGGCCGAGAGCTCAGCAGCCGCTGAGGAGAGAGCTGCAGTAGCCCGTGTCATG GTCACGGACGAACTGGACACTCCCTCCGCTGGAGAGGAGTTGATAATGCTGGTCCCGAGAACTCCAGCGGCAGCATTGAGTATGATCAACACTAGTGCGGTCGAATGCAATGCCGGTAATGCTCCCCACCAGAGCGCGGCATTCTACCTCAGCGTTCTTGCTAATTTATTCCCCGGATTGCTTCCATTGGCCAAAGAAGTTCTTCGAGAAACTGGATACACGGTCAAAGAGGTCACCGAAGATACAGCAGCCCAATACCACATAACACTTCAAGGTTGGATTGACGTTTCCACCGCCTTCGCCATTTTTGGCCAGTTCGCCCTggttatttacaaaaatattgaTGATCGGACCTACGCGCGGTCCATGCAAAGCAGGGCAGCTGCAATTAAGAATGTGGCAGGAGTTGTGGGTGACCTCGTACCAGGTGGAGGGGACATCCTGTTGTCGGTATCAACTGCAAGGAACATTCGGACTATAGTTGGCAGAAACTCTAACTTCCGTGCTGGGTTGGTAAAGATTATCCTTGCTAATCGGGACGGTATGAGCCTATTGAACAGTGTCTGTAACCATCTGGCAGAAATCATCGGTTGGACTGAACGTCAG GTCATGAACGAACTGGACGGTCCCTCCGCTGGATTGTCTCATGCTCTCAGAAAATTCGAAGGTGGAAAGGAGTTGATAATGCTGATTAGTAGTCCAGATCCAACATCGAATATGTTCCACACTAGTGCGGTTGAATGCAATGCCGGTCATGCTCCCCACCAGAGCGCGGCATTCTACCTTAGCACTCTTGCTCTTTTATTTCCCGGATTGCTTCCATTGGCCAAAGAACTTCTTCAAGAAACAGGATACACTGTCAAAGAGGTCACCGAAGATACCGCAGCCCCCTACCACATAACACTTCAAGGTTGGATTAACAATCCCACCGCATACGCCATTTTTGCCCAGCTCGCCTTggttatttacaaaaatattgaTAATCGGAGCTACGAGCGGTTCATGCTAAGAAGGGCAGCCGCAATTAAGAGCTTCGCAGGAGTTTGTGGCGATCTCGTGCCAGGTGGAGGGGACATCTTGTTGTCAATATCAACTGCAAAGAACATTCGGACCATAGTGGCGGCACACTGTAACTTCCGTGCTGGGTTGTTAACGGCTATCATTGGTAATCGGGACGGTTGGAGACCGTTGAACGGTGTCTGTAACTATTTGGCAGAAATCATCAGTTGGACTGAAATGGCTCCACTGCAGTTTATGTTGGAAGCACTTTGTTTAACTGATTCACCCGTACTTAGGGACTACCGGGTGAAACACGAGGTTATAAATCTGTGTGAGGCATATAAGCGAATCAATGAGACACCATACCGACAATATTTTCGAATTATGCACCCCACTGAAGCTCGTGTGACCATTGCCAAGTCCAGATTCCCGACTCTTGCTGAAGTTGCCAGGCGGTACTTGAGTGAACTAAAACACAGGGTCAGCCAATTTGCAGCATCTTCAAATGGTCAAAACACACTGGTGAATAACCTACTGTCAATTCACCGTGCACACATTACTAGACTCAACAGAGACACCAACTGGGTGTCCCAGTTGGTCAGTCCCACCTCTACTCTTCAtagagacccgggttcgagtccaggCAGGGGGTATTCTGCCACCTTCTTCCCAGAGGGAAACGGACTCAGCTCGGGATGGGGTATTCACCGCCAGGCAGCATTGGGACGTTgctag
- the LOC110899792 gene encoding serine/threonine-protein kinase SAPK3 — MEEKYEPLKELGSGNFGVARLVRVKKTKELLAVKYIERGSKIDENVQREIINHRSLRHPNIIRFKEVFLTPTHLAIVMEYAAGGELFGQICNAGRFSEDEARFFFQQLISGVSYCHAMEICHRDLKLENTLLDGSRTPRLKICDFGYSKSGLLHSQPKSKVGTPAYIAPEVISRKEYDGKIADVWSCGVTLYVMLVGAYPFEDPRDPRNFRNTIGRILSVQYSIPDYVRVSKDCRHLLSRIFVANPSKRITIEEIKKHPWFKKNMPKELVEGERTNYANTSSDQSLQSIEEINRIIQEAKTPGEGSTRIGKTVMGEGSSDPDDDEIDLDDEIETSGDYEINFKY, encoded by the exons ATGGAGGAGAAATATGAGCCATTAAAAGAGCTTGGTTCCGGGAATTTTGGAGTGGCAAGGCTGGTTAGAGTTAAGAAGACCAAAGAGTTGCTTGCAGTTAAATACATTGAAAGAGGATCAAAG ATTGATGAAAACGTTCAAAGGGAAATCATCAATCACAGATCACTTAGACATCCAAACATCATTCGGTTCAAGGAG GTTTTCTTAACTCCAACACATCTGGCCATAGTGATGGAATATGCAGCTGGTGGTGAACTCTTTGGCCAGATTTGCAATGCTGGCAGATTCAGTGAAGACGAG GCTCGGTTTTTCTTCCAACAGCTTATATCTGGGGTCAGCTACTGTCATGCAATG GAAATTTGTCATAGAGATTTGAAGCTTGAGAACACTCTCTTAGATGGAAGCCGGACCCCTCGTCTCAAGATTTGTGATTTTGGTTATTCAAAG TCTGGCTTATTGCACTCTCAACCAAAATCGAAAGTGGGAACACCAGCGTACATTGCCCCGGAGGTTATATCTCGTAAAGAATATGATGGCAAG ATTGCAGATGTTTGGTCCTGTGGGGTGACTCTTTACGTTATGCTTGTAGGAGCTTACCCTTTTGAGGATCCCAGAGACCCTCGAAATTTTCGTAACACAATCGGG AGAATTCTGAGTGTTCAGTACTCGATACCTGATTATGTGCGTGTTTCCAAAGATTGTAGACACCTCCTTTCTCGTATCTTTGTTGCTAACCCATCCAAG AGGATCACTATAGAAGAAATCAAGAAACATCCTTGGTTTAAGAAAAACATGCCAAAGGAGCTAGTGGAAGGCGAAAGAACAAACTATGCAAACACAAGCAGTGATCAATCACTTCAAAGTATCGAGGAGATCAACCGGATCATACAAGAGGCTAAGACTCCAGGGGAAGGGTCCACAAGGATTGGAAAAACAGTCATGGGTGAGGGGTCATCGGATCCAGACGACGATGAGATTGATTTAGACGACGAGATTGAAACTAGTGGGGATTATGAGATCAACTTTAAGTATTAA